In one Shinella zoogloeoides genomic region, the following are encoded:
- the istA gene encoding IS21 family transposase: MELYLKVRLAVSEGMTQRQAAKHFNISRDSVAKMVSYSTPPGYQRRSPIRRPKLDAFVSTIEHWLDEDLKVPRKQRHTARRVFDRLRDECGFTGGYTIIKDYMRERDQRRQEVFVPLAHPPGHAQADFGEAMVVIGGVEQKARFFVLDLPHSDGCYVRAYPAAVAEAWVDGHIHGFAFFGGVPQSIVYDNDRCLVAKILPDGTRKRAVLFSGFLSHYLIRDRYGRPGKGNDKGNVEGLVGYARRNFMVPIPQFATWDAFNAFLEEQCRKRQRDRLRGESETIGERLQRDLAAMRPLPTSPFDACDQASTSVTAQSLVRYKTNDYSVPVAYGHQDVWVRGYVDEVVIGCRGEIIARHPRCWDREDVVFDPIHYLPLIEQKINSLDQAAPLQGWDLPEEFATLRRLMEGRMAKHGRREYVQVLRLLESFELADLHAAVKQAIQLGAIGFDAVKHLILCRVERRPPRLDLAIYPYLPRATVEKTSAKAYMRLLSSDAGEAA, translated from the coding sequence GTGGAACTATATCTGAAGGTTCGTCTGGCTGTTTCGGAAGGGATGACGCAGCGTCAGGCGGCGAAGCATTTCAACATATCGCGCGACAGCGTGGCGAAGATGGTGTCGTATTCGACGCCACCCGGTTACCAGCGGCGATCACCGATCCGGCGTCCGAAGCTGGATGCGTTTGTTTCGACGATCGAGCATTGGCTCGACGAGGACCTGAAGGTGCCGCGCAAGCAGCGGCATACGGCCAGGCGGGTATTTGACCGCCTGCGCGACGAGTGCGGGTTCACCGGCGGCTACACGATCATCAAGGACTACATGCGCGAGCGGGATCAGCGCCGGCAGGAAGTGTTCGTGCCACTTGCCCATCCGCCGGGCCACGCGCAGGCCGATTTCGGCGAGGCGATGGTGGTGATCGGCGGTGTGGAACAGAAGGCCCGCTTCTTCGTGCTGGATCTTCCGCATAGTGATGGCTGCTATGTTCGGGCCTATCCGGCGGCGGTGGCCGAGGCCTGGGTGGACGGTCACATCCATGGATTTGCCTTCTTCGGGGGCGTGCCGCAGTCGATCGTCTACGACAACGACCGTTGCCTGGTCGCAAAGATCCTGCCCGACGGTACACGCAAGCGGGCGGTGTTGTTCAGCGGCTTCCTGTCCCACTACCTGATCCGGGATCGCTATGGGCGGCCGGGAAAGGGCAATGACAAAGGGAATGTCGAGGGCCTTGTGGGCTACGCCCGGCGCAACTTCATGGTGCCGATCCCGCAGTTTGCGACATGGGATGCGTTCAACGCCTTTCTGGAGGAGCAGTGCCGCAAACGCCAGCGCGACAGGCTGCGCGGCGAGAGCGAGACGATCGGCGAGCGCCTGCAGCGGGATCTGGCGGCCATGCGTCCATTGCCGACATCACCCTTCGATGCCTGCGATCAGGCCAGCACCAGCGTAACGGCCCAGTCCCTGGTGCGCTACAAGACCAACGACTATTCCGTGCCGGTCGCCTACGGTCATCAGGACGTCTGGGTGCGGGGCTATGTCGACGAGGTGGTGATCGGCTGCCGTGGCGAGATCATTGCTCGCCATCCGCGGTGCTGGGATCGGGAAGACGTCGTCTTCGACCCTATCCACTACCTGCCGCTGATCGAGCAGAAGATCAATTCCCTGGATCAGGCCGCCCCTCTGCAAGGCTGGGACCTGCCGGAAGAGTTCGCTACGCTGCGCCGGCTGATGGAAGGCCGCATGGCCAAGCATGGTCGGCGGGAATACGTTCAGGTTCTGCGCCTGCTGGAGAGCTTCGAGCTCGCCGACCTGCATGCGGCGGTGAAGCAGGCAATCCAGCTCGGCGCAATCGGATTCGATGCGGTCAAGCATCTGATCCTGTGCCGGGTCGAGCGACGGCCACCTCGACTGGACCTGGCGATCTATCCCTACCTGCCGAGGGCGACGGTCGAGAAGACCTCGGCGAAAGCCTACATGCGGCTTTTGTCGTCTGATGCGGGAGAAGCGGCATGA
- a CDS encoding ABC transporter substrate-binding protein, whose translation MSIITSYPPSFYEPFQRAFEARNPDVRVTVVQRNTGSASRFILEKPEVAADIFWASATDAFELLKRKGALRAIRPRQTGAPERILGYPVNDPDGFYLGFALSGYGLVYNSAYLAQYGLPVPQNWQDLLKPAYAGHIGITSPSRSGTTHLIVEALLQAYGWERGWALLSEIGGNLSTVTARSFGVASGVAQRRFGIGVTIDFLAKAPDVAGGENVFALTPDPIYVPANIAILSRARNGEAAERFVDFLFSAEGQGILLRPAIGRIPVRAELNAGLLPPESTGGLLAANGFDARLSAERYGIVNLIFDDYIVRRRAMLARLWARLREFEGQAQGDAARQSTLASVRRLLGTPPLSAGDVEKLAEDLKGEWPRGIARTAAQQTVARDIRGVVEQNLTRAESLLVTISTPPGRRW comes from the coding sequence TTGTCGATCATCACGTCCTATCCGCCGTCCTTCTACGAACCGTTCCAGCGGGCCTTCGAGGCGCGCAATCCGGATGTGCGTGTCACGGTCGTTCAGCGCAACACGGGCAGCGCGAGCCGCTTCATCCTTGAGAAGCCCGAGGTCGCGGCGGATATCTTTTGGGCTTCGGCGACGGATGCCTTTGAGCTTCTGAAGCGCAAGGGGGCCCTGAGGGCGATCCGCCCGCGCCAGACCGGCGCGCCGGAACGCATTCTCGGTTATCCGGTCAACGATCCCGATGGCTTCTATCTCGGTTTTGCGCTGTCGGGTTACGGGCTCGTCTACAATTCGGCCTATCTCGCGCAATATGGCCTGCCGGTGCCGCAGAACTGGCAGGATCTGCTGAAACCCGCCTATGCCGGCCATATCGGCATCACTTCGCCCTCCCGTTCCGGCACGACGCATCTCATCGTGGAAGCCCTGCTGCAGGCCTATGGCTGGGAGCGGGGATGGGCGCTGCTGTCGGAGATCGGCGGCAATCTCTCGACCGTCACGGCGCGCAGCTTCGGCGTCGCCTCGGGCGTGGCACAACGCCGCTTCGGCATCGGCGTCACCATCGATTTCCTGGCGAAGGCGCCGGATGTCGCGGGTGGCGAGAACGTATTCGCGCTGACGCCGGACCCGATCTACGTGCCGGCCAACATCGCCATTCTCTCGCGGGCGCGCAATGGAGAGGCGGCCGAGCGCTTCGTTGATTTCCTGTTTTCCGCGGAAGGGCAGGGTATCCTGCTGCGACCGGCCATCGGGCGCATTCCGGTGCGTGCGGAGCTGAATGCCGGCCTGCTGCCGCCCGAAAGCACGGGCGGCCTGCTTGCCGCCAATGGGTTCGATGCGCGCCTTTCGGCCGAGCGCTACGGCATCGTCAACCTGATCTTCGATGATTACATCGTTCGTCGACGGGCGATGCTCGCCCGTCTGTGGGCGCGGCTGCGGGAATTCGAAGGGCAGGCGCAGGGCGATGCCGCGCGGCAAAGCACGCTGGCGAGCGTGCGCAGGCTGCTGGGCACGCCGCCGCTGTCGGCTGGCGATGTGGAGAAACTGGCCGAAGACCTGAAGGGCGAATGGCCGCGGGGCATTGCCCGCACGGCGGCGCAGCAAACCGTCGCGCGCGATATAAGGGGCGTCGTGGAGCAGAACCTTACCCGGGCGGAAAGCCTGCTGGTGACGATCTCGACCCCGCCCGGCCGGCGATGGTAG
- a CDS encoding sigma-54-dependent transcriptional regulator — MTASIDVILVDDDANVLDACRELLEIEGFRVSAYGSVAAALEGLAADSEAVLVSDVRMPRRDGFDLVAAVQAIDREIPIVLMTGHGDIPMALRAMRDGVWDFLEKPADPVHLIETVRRARDHRRLLIENRRLRLSIAADGWEARLIGHSAPMVALRERLKRIAGAATDILVLGETGTGKEVTARALHDFSGRKGRFVAVNCGAIPETMLESELFGHEAGAFTGAKDKRIGKIEHAHGGTLFLDEIESMPLPAQVRLLRVLQERVIERLGSNDEVAVDLQVVAATKADLHQLARQGRFREDLAYRLDIARVELPALSVRRGDVALLFRHFLDLAARRQGRAAPHVDATVLADLDRRNWPGNVRELRNVAERYVLGLEDLPTGGEAAGETLEARMDRVERAILIDSLAEQEGRIGVTADMLGISRKTLYLKMRKHGLGGEEEA; from the coding sequence ATGACCGCATCGATAGACGTCATCCTCGTCGACGACGACGCCAATGTGCTCGACGCCTGCCGCGAACTTCTGGAGATCGAGGGGTTTCGCGTATCCGCGTACGGTTCCGTCGCGGCGGCGCTGGAAGGGCTTGCGGCCGATAGCGAGGCGGTCCTCGTTTCGGATGTGCGCATGCCGCGGCGGGACGGTTTCGACCTCGTGGCCGCCGTGCAGGCTATCGACAGGGAGATCCCGATCGTCCTGATGACCGGCCATGGCGATATCCCGATGGCGCTGCGCGCGATGCGCGATGGCGTCTGGGATTTTCTGGAGAAGCCGGCCGATCCGGTGCATCTCATCGAGACCGTGCGCCGGGCGCGCGACCATCGCCGCCTGCTTATCGAAAACCGGCGCCTGCGCCTGTCCATCGCGGCCGATGGCTGGGAGGCGCGGCTGATCGGCCATTCGGCGCCGATGGTGGCGTTGCGCGAGCGGCTGAAGCGCATTGCGGGCGCGGCGACCGATATCCTCGTTCTCGGCGAGACGGGCACCGGCAAGGAGGTGACGGCGCGGGCGCTGCACGATTTCAGCGGCCGCAAGGGCCGCTTCGTCGCCGTCAATTGCGGCGCGATCCCGGAGACCATGCTGGAATCGGAACTGTTCGGCCATGAGGCCGGTGCCTTTACCGGGGCGAAGGACAAGCGCATCGGCAAGATCGAGCATGCCCATGGCGGCACGCTCTTCCTCGACGAGATCGAATCAATGCCGCTGCCGGCGCAGGTGCGACTGCTGCGCGTGCTGCAGGAGCGGGTCATCGAGCGGCTCGGCTCGAACGACGAGGTGGCGGTCGACCTTCAGGTCGTTGCCGCCACGAAGGCGGATCTGCACCAGCTTGCCCGGCAGGGCAGGTTCCGCGAAGACCTCGCCTATCGGCTCGACATCGCCCGCGTCGAGCTGCCCGCGCTTTCGGTTCGCCGGGGCGACGTCGCGCTGCTCTTCCGCCACTTCCTCGATCTGGCTGCACGCCGGCAGGGCCGCGCCGCCCCGCATGTCGATGCGACCGTGCTTGCCGATCTCGACCGGCGCAACTGGCCCGGCAATGTGCGCGAGCTGCGCAACGTTGCCGAACGTTACGTGCTCGGCCTCGAAGACCTGCCGACGGGCGGCGAAGCGGCCGGTGAGACGCTGGAGGCGCGCATGGACCGGGTGGAGCGGGCGATCCTCATCGACAGCCTTGCCGAGCAGGAAGGCCGCATCGGCGTGACGGCGGACATGCTCGGCATCTCACGCAAGACGCTGTACCTGAAGATGCGCAAGCATGGCCTCGGGGGTGAAGAGGAAGCGTGA
- a CDS encoding alpha/beta fold hydrolase produces MTVFDRNNIQLHGTGHRSIVFAHGFGCDQNMWRFVEPAFRDRYRTVLFDHVGAGRSDLKAFDRAKYSDLKGYASDVIEIGQALQLEGAVFVGHSVSAMIGALASISAPGMFAKLVMVGPSPRYIDDGDYAGGFSALQIEELLSSLADNHLGWSAAMAPAIMGNPDRPELGEELVNSFCRTDPEIARHFARTTFTSDNRTDLKKVIADTLILQTRDDIIASEEVGEYVRREIEGSQIVYLDATGHCPNLSAPAAVIEAMNEFL; encoded by the coding sequence TTGACCGTATTTGACCGAAACAACATTCAACTGCATGGAACGGGCCACCGATCAATCGTATTCGCCCATGGCTTCGGCTGTGACCAGAACATGTGGCGCTTCGTCGAACCCGCATTCCGGGACCGGTATCGAACCGTTCTCTTCGATCACGTCGGCGCGGGGCGCTCTGACCTGAAGGCTTTTGACAGGGCGAAATATTCCGATCTCAAGGGCTATGCATCCGATGTGATCGAGATCGGCCAAGCGCTGCAACTCGAGGGCGCCGTCTTCGTGGGCCATTCGGTCAGCGCCATGATCGGAGCGTTGGCATCGATCAGCGCGCCTGGCATGTTCGCGAAGCTGGTCATGGTCGGGCCATCGCCGCGCTATATCGACGACGGGGACTATGCCGGCGGATTCAGCGCGCTTCAGATTGAGGAACTGCTCTCATCATTGGCCGACAACCACCTTGGCTGGTCGGCAGCCATGGCCCCGGCGATCATGGGCAATCCGGACCGTCCCGAGCTTGGGGAGGAGCTGGTCAATTCGTTCTGCCGGACAGATCCTGAAATTGCTCGGCATTTTGCCCGAACGACGTTTACCTCCGACAACCGCACCGACCTGAAAAAAGTCATCGCGGATACCTTGATCCTGCAGACCCGAGACGACATCATCGCCTCGGAAGAAGTCGGCGAATACGTTCGCCGCGAGATCGAGGGTAGTCAGATCGTCTATCTGGATGCCACCGGGCACTGCCCTAATTTAAGCGCACCGGCCGCAGTGATTGAAGCGATGAATGAGTTCCTCTGA
- a CDS encoding PAS domain-containing sensor histidine kinase: protein MSSSDLSDSDFQDLFENAPCGYLSLGADGKVVRVNATLCNWLGKSSDDLVGKRLRDILNVAGSIFYETHFAPLLRMQGFFEEVALDLLKPDGTLLPVLANAAERRISGELAFTRVTLFRAPQRRRHERELSEARRSEREARGKLEEINAGLQHRITDAAVQQTQAVEEAELREQFIAVLGHDLRNPLAGFAGGTNILTQMHGDPKSIRVLRLMRESIKRMEGLIDNLMDFARGRLGGGIHVEPSSGQRIEPTIAQVVNEMKAGHPERNIEMRLDLPQTVDVDHPRIAQMFSNLLGNAIAHGSEDRPIVVEARTAEGDFLLSVANGGEPIPQAALDRLFRPFYRGEVRPSMQGLGLGLYIASQIAQAHDGRIDVTSDEKETRFTFRMPIGGSVDQR from the coding sequence ATGAGTTCCTCTGACCTCTCTGACTCCGATTTTCAGGACCTGTTTGAGAACGCCCCTTGCGGTTACCTGTCGCTTGGGGCGGACGGCAAGGTCGTCCGGGTCAACGCCACCCTCTGCAACTGGCTTGGCAAGTCCTCCGACGATCTCGTCGGCAAGCGGCTTCGTGACATCCTGAACGTTGCAGGTAGTATCTTCTACGAAACTCACTTTGCTCCATTGCTTCGTATGCAGGGGTTCTTCGAGGAGGTTGCTCTCGACCTCCTGAAACCGGATGGCACTCTCCTTCCTGTGTTGGCCAACGCCGCCGAACGCCGGATTTCTGGCGAACTGGCCTTCACCCGGGTCACGCTCTTCCGCGCACCACAGCGACGCCGGCACGAACGCGAGCTGTCCGAGGCTCGTCGATCGGAAAGGGAGGCGCGCGGCAAGCTGGAGGAAATTAATGCGGGATTACAGCACCGCATTACCGATGCAGCGGTTCAGCAGACGCAGGCAGTCGAGGAGGCCGAACTACGGGAGCAGTTCATTGCGGTTCTCGGACACGACCTTCGCAATCCCCTGGCAGGGTTCGCAGGCGGCACGAACATTTTGACGCAAATGCACGGCGATCCCAAATCGATCCGCGTGCTGCGTCTGATGAGGGAAAGCATCAAGAGAATGGAAGGCTTGATCGACAACCTCATGGACTTCGCGAGGGGCCGCCTTGGTGGCGGCATCCACGTCGAGCCTTCATCCGGACAAAGGATCGAGCCGACAATCGCCCAGGTAGTCAATGAGATGAAGGCGGGTCATCCGGAGCGCAATATCGAGATGCGCCTCGATCTTCCTCAAACAGTCGATGTCGATCACCCGCGCATTGCCCAAATGTTTTCCAACCTGCTCGGTAATGCTATCGCGCACGGCTCGGAAGACCGCCCCATCGTGGTCGAAGCCAGGACGGCCGAAGGGGACTTTCTGCTCTCTGTCGCCAATGGCGGTGAACCCATTCCGCAGGCCGCTCTGGACCGCCTCTTCCGGCCATTTTACCGCGGCGAGGTCCGGCCCAGCATGCAGGGCCTTGGCCTTGGGCTTTATATTGCCAGCCAGATCGCGCAGGCGCACGATGGACGCATCGATGTAACGTCGGACGAGAAAGAAACGAGATTCACGTTTCGCATGCCGATCGGTGGATCAGTCGACCAACGCTAG
- the istB gene encoding IS21-like element helper ATPase IstB has translation MSTEAPEILLAHYLKTLKLPTFQREYQKLARLCATEGVDHIDYLFRLAEREMIERDRRKVERRIKAAKFPVVKSLDSFDFTAIPKLNKMQVLELARCEWIDRRENVIALGPSGTGKTHVALGLGLAACQKGLSVGFTTAAALVSEMMEARDERRLLRFQKQMAAYKLLIIDELGFVPLSKTGAELLFELISQRYERGATMITSNLPFDEWTETLGSERLTGALLDRITHHVNILEMNGDSYRLAQSRARKAG, from the coding sequence ATGAGCACCGAAGCACCCGAGATACTGCTTGCCCACTATCTCAAGACCCTGAAGCTGCCGACCTTCCAGCGCGAGTATCAGAAGCTGGCCCGGTTATGCGCCACCGAGGGCGTCGACCACATCGACTACCTGTTCCGGCTTGCCGAACGGGAGATGATCGAACGCGATCGCCGCAAGGTCGAACGCCGGATCAAGGCGGCCAAATTCCCTGTCGTCAAAAGCCTCGACAGCTTCGACTTCACAGCCATCCCCAAGCTGAACAAGATGCAAGTGCTGGAGCTGGCACGTTGCGAGTGGATCGACCGCCGCGAGAACGTGATCGCTCTCGGCCCCAGCGGCACGGGCAAGACGCATGTCGCACTCGGCCTCGGACTGGCGGCCTGCCAGAAGGGGCTGTCCGTCGGCTTCACCACGGCCGCCGCCCTGGTCAGTGAGATGATGGAGGCGCGTGACGAGCGGCGTCTGCTCCGTTTCCAAAAGCAGATGGCAGCCTACAAGCTGCTGATCATCGATGAGCTGGGCTTCGTGCCGCTGTCCAAGACCGGCGCGGAATTGTTGTTCGAGTTGATCTCCCAGCGTTACGAGCGCGGTGCGACCATGATCACCAGCAATCTGCCTTTCGACGAATGGACGGAAACCCTGGGGTCCGAGCGTCTGACCGGCGCCCTGCTCGATCGCATCACCCACCACGTCAACATCCTCGAGATGAACGGCGACAGCTACCGTCTCGCCCAAAGCCGCGCCCGAAAGGCCGGCTGA
- a CDS encoding helix-turn-helix domain-containing protein yields the protein MSIVLAAHVLDLSTRQVRRLLQRMRTDGAASIRHNAIGRLRYGRRQRFPASIHGAL from the coding sequence ATGAGCATCGTGTTAGCGGCGCATGTTCTGGATCTGAGCACGCGCCAGGTCCGTCGGCTTCTGCAGCGAATGCGCACGGACGGCGCAGCTTCGATCCGGCACAATGCAATCGGCCGTCTGCGGTATGGACGACGGCAACGCTTTCCTGCCTCAATTCATGGAGCGCTATAA
- a CDS encoding response regulator: MPQVITVLVVEDEPLIRMDIVDQLEDLGFVVMEAGNASEAFAILAIRSDIQVMFTDIDMPGGMDGLKLAAAVRDRWPPIKIIVTSGLREIAIEDLPDDSRFFTKPYAGRAVASAMREMVD, translated from the coding sequence TTGCCACAGGTCATAACCGTTCTCGTCGTCGAAGACGAGCCTCTCATCCGCATGGACATCGTCGATCAGTTGGAAGACCTCGGCTTCGTGGTCATGGAGGCTGGCAACGCGAGCGAGGCCTTTGCTATCCTTGCGATACGTTCTGACATTCAGGTGATGTTCACCGATATAGATATGCCGGGCGGCATGGATGGATTAAAACTCGCCGCCGCGGTTCGCGATCGATGGCCACCCATAAAGATCATCGTGACGTCCGGGCTTCGGGAAATTGCGATCGAGGATCTTCCCGACGATAGCCGTTTCTTCACCAAGCCTTATGCAGGACGGGCCGTGGCATCGGCGATGCGAGAGATGGTGGACTAG
- a CDS encoding ATP-binding protein: METHDASRRKGPRRWRFGIGARLGAAFVAIVGLAVGASLVGWLSYRELSGELSRIAEVQMPQLAFASRLSKAGADIGSVTAALTGAETRAEYDETRRVYAERLAALQALLEDNEAEPSVQKLLPLAASINGNLTRIDLAAGKRFTLAEAMRADVDELRWVQADLIEEADPLVDDIRFNIEAETRNGRSAAALGEQRRSEALLTVVSQANLATGLIARLVSSATAEEVQEANAFLGDSADELAARLATLEGWPDSLTVRQLARRILQQSDPATGTPNRKRSEMREAERLGELAKENGRLVAALGQRIEAEVVAIEASAGAAAQRAAAAIDLGRKLLAAIAVMAVALAVVIGVFYVHRSLLARIDQLAHAATAISAGNPAAPIPAGGNDELADLARALTLFRQTRDELVQSAKLAALGQMAAGIGHELNQPLAAIRAHIHSGSTLIARGNSEQALNNLEKIRALTARMAGQISHIRRFARRPDAKLQPVDLAAVVHEALSLLDHRFEEEGATLALVLPPDLPQVMAEPVRLEQVVVNLVANALDAVAERPERVVTVTAEGSGEGASLIVGDTGAGIAAGNREAVFDPFFTTKPVGAGLGLGLSISYNIIKDFGADIAVLETGPGGTRFIVSLKGAA, translated from the coding sequence ATGGAGACCCATGATGCATCACGACGGAAGGGGCCGAGGCGATGGCGCTTCGGTATCGGCGCGCGCCTCGGCGCGGCCTTCGTCGCGATCGTCGGCCTTGCCGTCGGCGCCAGCCTCGTCGGCTGGCTTTCCTACCGGGAACTCTCGGGCGAGCTTTCGCGCATTGCCGAAGTGCAGATGCCGCAGCTTGCCTTCGCCTCGCGGCTTTCCAAGGCGGGAGCCGATATCGGCTCGGTCACGGCGGCGCTGACCGGTGCGGAGACGCGGGCGGAATATGACGAGACCCGCCGCGTCTATGCCGAGCGGCTGGCCGCCTTGCAGGCATTGCTGGAGGATAACGAGGCCGAACCTTCCGTGCAGAAGCTTCTGCCGCTGGCCGCCTCGATCAACGGCAACCTCACCCGGATCGATCTGGCGGCCGGCAAGCGCTTCACGTTGGCCGAGGCGATGCGCGCGGATGTCGACGAGCTGCGCTGGGTGCAGGCCGATCTGATCGAGGAGGCCGATCCGCTGGTCGACGACATCCGCTTCAACATCGAGGCGGAAACGCGTAACGGTCGCAGCGCGGCCGCGCTCGGCGAGCAGCGGCGCAGCGAGGCACTGCTGACCGTGGTGTCGCAGGCCAATCTTGCCACCGGGCTGATCGCCCGGCTCGTCAGCAGCGCGACGGCGGAGGAGGTGCAGGAGGCCAATGCCTTTCTCGGCGACAGCGCGGACGAGCTTGCCGCGCGCCTGGCGACTCTGGAGGGTTGGCCGGACAGTCTGACGGTGCGCCAGCTTGCCCGGCGCATCCTGCAGCAATCCGACCCCGCGACGGGCACGCCCAACCGCAAGCGCTCAGAAATGCGTGAGGCGGAACGGCTCGGCGAACTGGCGAAGGAGAACGGCCGTCTCGTCGCGGCGCTCGGCCAGCGCATCGAGGCGGAAGTGGTGGCCATCGAGGCGAGCGCCGGCGCGGCGGCGCAGAGGGCGGCCGCGGCCATCGACCTCGGCCGGAAGCTGCTTGCGGCCATCGCCGTGATGGCCGTCGCGCTCGCCGTCGTCATCGGCGTCTTCTATGTGCATCGCAGCCTGCTTGCCCGCATCGATCAGCTCGCCCATGCCGCGACGGCGATCAGCGCGGGCAATCCTGCCGCGCCCATTCCGGCGGGCGGCAATGACGAGTTGGCGGACCTTGCCCGCGCGCTCACCCTCTTTCGCCAGACGCGTGATGAGCTGGTGCAGTCGGCAAAGCTCGCGGCGCTCGGCCAGATGGCGGCGGGCATTGGCCACGAGCTGAACCAGCCTCTGGCGGCGATCCGCGCGCATATCCACAGCGGCTCCACGCTGATCGCACGCGGCAACAGCGAGCAGGCGCTGAACAACCTGGAGAAGATCCGCGCGCTGACGGCGCGCATGGCCGGACAGATCAGCCATATCCGCCGCTTCGCGCGACGGCCGGATGCGAAACTGCAGCCCGTCGATCTTGCGGCTGTCGTGCACGAGGCGCTGAGCCTGCTCGACCATCGTTTCGAGGAGGAGGGCGCGACGCTCGCACTCGTGCTGCCGCCCGACCTGCCGCAGGTCATGGCCGAGCCAGTGCGGCTCGAACAGGTCGTGGTGAACCTCGTCGCCAATGCGCTCGATGCCGTGGCGGAGCGGCCCGAAAGGGTCGTGACGGTGACGGCGGAGGGGAGCGGCGAAGGGGCAAGCCTGATCGTCGGCGATACCGGCGCGGGCATTGCCGCCGGGAACCGCGAGGCGGTCTTCGATCCTTTCTTCACCACCAAGCCGGTTGGTGCGGGCCTCGGGCTCGGCCTTTCCATTTCCTACAACATCATCAAGGATTTCGGCGCCGATATCGCCGTGCTGGAGACCGGACCCGGCGGCACGCGCTTCATCGTGTCCCTGAAAGGAGCGGCATGA
- a CDS encoding IS110-like element ISRel9 family transposase produces the protein MEPASIHPTAVRTDLGAIFVSLELSRSTWLITSLSPGNGEKMSKHVVAGGNVAELLDRFEQLQLKARLRTGKLFPIVTIQEAGLDGFWIHRVLEAHGIESYVVDAASIATSRRRRRAKTDKIDGEALTRTLLAFKRGEPRVCAMVRAPDPKDEDRRRICRERKVLIAERVRHVNRVKGLLFAQGVSGYQPLRKDRRQRLEELQTGDGRELPKHLRAQINRELDRLELLLEQIAAVESERNSLLSMDEQPAVEATSPAAMLLSLKGVGAEFAAVLWTEALSRHFDNRRQIAAYAGLTPTPWMSGTIDHEQGVSKAGNPRLRTTMIQLSWLWLRNQPASALSRWFVDRVQSNGGRLRKAAIVALARKLLIALWKFVTAGVVIEGAVMKTA, from the coding sequence ATGGAACCTGCATCCATTCATCCGACCGCTGTCCGCACTGATCTTGGCGCAATTTTTGTGTCATTGGAATTGAGCCGATCAACCTGGTTGATCACTTCGTTGTCGCCAGGCAACGGCGAGAAGATGTCGAAGCATGTAGTGGCCGGTGGCAATGTAGCCGAGCTGCTGGATCGATTTGAGCAGCTACAACTGAAGGCCCGGCTGAGAACAGGGAAGTTATTTCCCATCGTGACGATCCAAGAGGCAGGATTGGACGGCTTCTGGATACACCGCGTGCTGGAGGCTCACGGCATCGAGAGTTACGTCGTCGACGCAGCTTCGATCGCGACTTCCCGTCGACGTCGGCGTGCCAAGACCGACAAGATCGATGGAGAGGCTCTGACGCGCACATTGCTCGCGTTCAAGCGCGGCGAGCCACGCGTATGTGCGATGGTTAGAGCGCCAGATCCGAAGGACGAAGATCGGCGCCGGATTTGCCGGGAACGCAAAGTTTTGATTGCTGAGCGGGTCAGGCATGTCAATCGCGTGAAGGGGCTACTCTTTGCTCAAGGCGTCAGCGGCTATCAACCGCTCCGTAAAGATCGCCGTCAGCGGCTGGAGGAGCTCCAGACCGGAGATGGGCGCGAGTTACCGAAACACCTGAGGGCTCAAATCAATCGCGAACTCGACCGTCTCGAGTTGCTGCTAGAACAGATCGCTGCAGTGGAGAGCGAGCGTAATTCTCTCCTATCGATGGACGAGCAGCCAGCGGTTGAGGCAACCTCGCCCGCAGCGATGCTGCTGTCCTTGAAGGGTGTTGGCGCTGAATTTGCCGCTGTTCTTTGGACCGAAGCCCTGTCCCGGCATTTTGATAATAGGCGGCAGATTGCCGCCTATGCAGGTTTGACACCAACTCCATGGATGAGCGGGACCATCGACCACGAACAGGGTGTCTCAAAGGCAGGAAACCCTCGGCTGCGCACCACGATGATTCAACTGTCTTGGTTGTGGCTACGCAATCAGCCAGCATCAGCGCTCAGCCGTTGGTTTGTGGATCGGGTTCAGTCGAATGGTGGACGCTTAAGGAAAGCCGCGATAGTTGCCCTGGCGCGCAAACTCCTTATCGCGCTGTGGAAGTTTGTCACTGCGGGTGTTGTCATCGAGGGGGCTGTCATGAAGACCGCCTGA